ACACATATACCTTTCACCTTCCGGTTGGTGAATGTGCCGTGACACTGGAAGACGTGGCTATGATCTTTGGTCTTCCGACCAACGGTCTTCCAGTGACAGGGATGACTTTGAGTAGTTTTGAAGTCTTAGAGGCGGAATGTCTGCACCAGTTTAGGGTCGCACCGAGAAAGTCAGATTGTCGAGGAAGCGGCATAAAATTGACGTGGTTACGGGATTTAAAAGAACGATTATAGTTGACTGATGAAAACAGTATACAGGTGTACGTTAAGTGCCACATCATGTTGTTGATCGGTACGATCTTGTTTGGAGACAAGTCTGGGGCATCTGTCCATTGGAAGTTTCTGCCTCTGCTTAGTGATTTTGCTAGTATTGGACAGTACAGTTGGGAATCAGCATGCCTAGCACACCTGTACAGGAGTTTATGCAGGGCATCACGTTTTGACTGTAAGAAAATCGATGGTCCGCTAACACTTCTACTGTGTTGGGCATGGATTCGCCTACCATATCTAGCGCCGGTTCCTAGGGAACCCCACAGTTTTCCACTTGCAAACAGGTAACATTATCTTACATTTACCTGGTATCTTCATATTTAGAATCCAATTGTGTTAATGAGATGCGTTATATTAGGTGGCGTAACTGGCAGCGTGGAGACCGAGTCTATAGATATCTTAAGCTTGCTCTTTTAGGAAGGCCTTGGATGATCTTCAGGAAGGCCAGGTGTGTTTGCATTAACATTGTATTTGATTCAGGTCTAGTGATATAGTTATTtggattttaattatttgtttgctTTATTGTTACCAGTTTTTGTGGGTTGCATATTCTACTGATCGTGTTGATCTAGACATAATTCCTGCAGACATCTACATGGACTCGGTGATTTGGAGTGCAACGGTGCCGTTGGTATCTTTTGAATGTATTGAATGGCATGCTACCGACAGGTTTAGACGACAGTTCGGTTTCGTTCAGAGAGTTCCTCATCAGGAACGGAATCTAGACCGGGCACACGGAGAAGTCTTGACTGGTCCTAAGAATCTGAACTGGGCCACAGCCACGACTCATTCATTTTGGGTGATGCAGTGGGTAAACAGGTATAATCACGTTCCCACTGAGCTTCCCATGGCTCCACAGCAGCCATTAGATACTTATATGTACTGGTACCGTTCAAAGTATGGCGATCACTTGAACTTGTCGGATCTTGTGGTCCAAGAGGATGTTGAGGGTGACcaggttatggatgatgaaaaTGAAGAGTAGGAGCCACAGTCACCGCCGCCTCCACCGccacctccacctccacctccaccGCCAGAAGAACAACGTCATTCCACAAGCCAATATGTACCTCAGATACAGTTTACTATGTCGTTCTCGATACATCAGCAGCATTGGAATACGCCACAGTTTGACTCAGGAGATGAAGGTTCTTGTAGCCAGTTGCTTGGGTTCATGGCCTCGGATGCCGGCCAAGCACAACATGGCCATCAGGCCGACTTCATGGCGGGTAAGCATTTGTTTGACGCGAGGTATCCATTTCTCACCTACTCGGGTGTTTTTGGAGGGTTTGTATCTGGTGATTCTAGTAGAAGTGACGGTGGTCGAGGAGTTCTTAATAGTCAAAACCCTCACCGTGTTTCGATGACTTTGATTGAAGAAAATGCTAAGACATTTGAGCATGAGACTGATGAGTACTTAGTGGATGAGCCAGACGACGAGGAAGACGAggatgatgaggatgaggacacggaggaggaagaagatgagGGCATGGACCAGGATGAAGAATCACATAATGACGCAAGTACAATATTGCTTTACTTTTTCAGTCAATTGATGTTATCATAGTATTGTATGGTTTCTTGGGTAggattgattaaattatatacTTGTTGGTCAATTGATGATATTATATTCATGTATGGTATGTTAGTTAAGGTTGATTATACTATATACTTGCTTGGTTTGATTGCATTATATACAGGTGACAAAAGTACTCTAGATGAGACAGGCAAAGGCCACAATCTTAGGATTGATCCACTGCGTCTTAGCGTGAGTCGATACACGCCGTCTGTGTTCAAAAAGGCTGCGAAGAAATGCAAGAACCTTGTGAACTTTGGAAAGTGGACAACAAGGAAGTAGTTGTGGTGTAGTTAGTTTTCTCTATGTATCAATTATCTTTCGTCAAGTATAGTTTAACTATTTATGTATGACTAAACTTTCCTAAGTACCAACTAAGTATTGTATGTTTCAGTTGAATTTCCTaaatttcattaacaattataCGTATTATGACTTTGCATGTGATGCTTTACTTGGACATAGGTTACAATAATTCAATTATCATAAAGTACATTGACACATGTTACAATGTTTTAATTATCATAAAGTACATTGACATAGGTTACAATGATTCAATTATCATAAAGTACATGTACATAAGTTACAGTTTTTCAAATATCATATAAATCTACTGCGCATTATGGTCAGTACCTGGACCACCTCCTTGACGGCATCTACTACGACTGTGTCCCTCAGCCCCACATTGCCTACATTATCTCGGACGACGTAACATCCGTGTGTCCATCTTATTCAAGAAGTGCGTCATCCTGGGGCGACCTTTGGAAACACGTCTCAGGTACGGATTCGGTACGAATCGAGGACCATTGTAAGAAGGCCACGTAATTGGATTCCCGAGTGGCCTAAACCTAGCCCGATAAACGCGTTTGACTTGGTCCATCTTAAAAACGTCATGCACATACATTTGCCAATCTAGTTGTTGATTTGCACACCATGCAAACACATGCCGACAAGGAATCCGGTCTACCTGAAACTCACCACAATCACATCGTTGACGACGGAGGTCAACAGCATACTCCACTCCACTTAGCATCTCACGCACTTCAAAGACCTCATTCTGCCTGTCAAAGAAATTAACCTGAATGTTTCCTGATGCAAGTtaatttgcatgaattttggAGGTCACATGCTCAGAAAAAACATAGCCAGCATTGATCCGAGCCTCCGCCTCAAATCTTTTCCATGTGAACAACTCATTAAGTCTGTAGAATGTTGCTTTCACAAGTGCAGTGATGGGGATATTGTGTGCACCCTTCAAGACTGAGTTGATGCATTCCACTAGATTATTCATCATGTGACCCCATCAGTAACCACCATCGAATGCCAACGCATACTGTTCATGGAAAATACGGTTTAACCAGTTAGTGTACGCCTCGCCCCTCTCTTGTAAACGCTGGTAACGCACTTCATACTCGTGAACCGTCCTCGAATATCCTACATAATATCAGATACCAGACAAAAAATAAGTTTCACGATGTTTAGATTTATCGCAGCTATGTTAATAACGAACTTTGAAGTACTTAATGTTACCTATATTGACAACAAGCTTTTGCAGGTACAGTGCCTTGAATTTCCTCAGAATGTTCGACTCTGTATGCCTGATGCAAAACATGTGGAAAGCTCTAGGAGGTGACCAAGCTCTTTTACTGCGTTTTACAGCTGCATGTATGGACTCATGTCGGTCCGATATAAGTccctgatgcgtgagcatcttatctatcttttcttagtgaatttgtatctaatttgttgaatttaattaagaattaattatattttagccactatggatgctattttgagttttgtacaattttatttattttaggtagcattcggagggatttgatgaagtttctgcagagaaaaagaataaaccaaagagatgaccagcgatgaccgacgcggacgcatggctcacgtgaccGCGCAGAATGGAGAAATTGCAATGACACGATcgcatgcctgacgcgaacgcgtggactagaatctgcacaaatgacgcgagcgcgtggacgacgcggacgcgtcacatgcgcgatctgcaataaTACAGAAAACGCTGGTTACGATTTTTGGgttgtttttgacccagtttccagcccagaaaacacagattagaagttgcagaatggacaaatcaagtggtccccacccatcaactgaagatatgttaattaattcgaatttaaattcaaatcttatcttttaggaaaagatattatttttaattttagattttaaaacctattaggattagtaataaataggaactctgtacatttagacaagGACATAGATTATTTTActagaacccttatttttcttctcggaaccatgagcaactaatcctccattgttaaggttaggagctctgtttattttcatggattgattcgtttgatctttttaatttaattcatgccttgatttatatttcaataattgttttcgttctttacttTATGA
The Arachis duranensis cultivar V14167 chromosome 5, aradu.V14167.gnm2.J7QH, whole genome shotgun sequence genome window above contains:
- the LOC110281577 gene encoding serine/threonine-protein phosphatase 7 long form homolog, whose product is MLTCDHPIPPDRYNERVEEHLRSTGFYHVAHIGVVQCQKALVNALVERWHSDTYTFHLPVGECAVTLEDVAMIFGLPTNGLPVTGMTLSSFEVLEAECLHQFRVAPRNIQVYVKCHIMLLIGTILFGDKSGASVHWKFLPLLSDFASIGQYSWESACLAHLYRSLCRASRFDCKKIDGPLTLLLCWAWIRLPYLAPVPREPHSFPLANRKALDDLQEGQFLWVAYSTDRVDLDIIPADIYMDSVIWSATVPLVSFECIEWHATDRFRRQFGFVQRVPHQERNLDRAHGEVLTGPKNLNWATATTHSFWVMQWVNRYNHVPTELPMAPQQPLDTYMYWYRSKYGDHLNLSDLVVQEDVEGDQVMDDENEE